The Nostoc sp. 'Lobaria pulmonaria (5183) cyanobiont' genome window below encodes:
- a CDS encoding non-ribosomal peptide synthetase produces the protein MSDLSKYLSTISPNKLALLSKHIEKKSIKAPTKQVIARRNQYNEIPLSFAQQRLWFLAKLEPENPFYNQPTALRLSGQLNIPILQQSLTELVRRHEPLRTTFSTTAAGKTVQIIHPTAEILLPIINLEQLNSTNQKQEIKQLVNQEAQKVFNLEQDLSLRVTVIKLNPSEHIIFFTTHHIVTDEWSIGILVKEIATLYQAFLEGKPSPLAELPIQYADFALWQREWLTGEVLSTQLNYWKHQLQDLPRLDLPTDYSRPANITYQGATLTFEISSSLTAKIKALAQQEGVTLFMTLLAAFQVLLLRYTNREDLAVGTPIANRNQAEIEGLVGFFVNTLVLRTNLENNLSFRELLQRVREVTLAAYSHQDIPFEQLVEELKVERHLNHNPLFDVMFTLENGGGKKLTLPGLTLSYLKQESKTAIFDLILLINETETGLAGAIKYSTQLFKLSTIERMMAHFHELLKAITANPKVKLLQLPLLTAAERQQLLVEWNDTEVEYPQDKCIHDLFEAQVEKTPDAVAVVFESEQLTYRELNARANQLAHYLQQLGVKPEVLVGICIERSLDMVIGLLAILKAGGAYVPLDPAYPPERLAYMLEDSQRGVLLTQQYLLENLPNHKAQVICIDSDWELIADENRENPACNIIVDNLAYVIYTSGSTGKPKGAMNTHQGICNRLLWMQDTYQLTAADSVLQKTPFSFDVSVWEFFWTLMTGARLVVAQPEGHRDPSYIVNLILQQQITTLHFVPSMLQAFLSAEGLEKCQSLVRVIASGEALPVQLQQSFFNRLDAQLYNLYGPTEAAVDVTFWQCQDNLTNQTTVPIGRPIANIQIYLLDKYFNPVAFGVAGEVYIGGVGVGRGYLNRPDLTSEKFIPNPFNKETAARLYKTGDLARYLPNGEIEYIGRIDHQVKIRGFRIELGEIEALITQHPAVQETVVVVSDDAEDSKRIIAYVVPQKEQKLDISELRVFLESKLPNYMIPSAFVILEALPLTPNGKVDRKSLPAPELIQLSSPNYVAPTTPIENLLAGIWAKILGIEKVGIDNNFFELGGHSLIATRVMSQIRQVFQIELPLRCLFEKPTIAELAKEIETTNKAGLGIETTKIEPIVRSPQLPLSFAQQRLWFLAQLEPDSSFYNIPAAVRLKGELNIKALQQSLNEILRRHEALRTNFQTVEGQAIAVISEVKPLRLPTIDISELPLAQQEVEIRQQAAQEAQQPFDISSDYLLRVKLLRLDEQEHIVLLTMHHIASDGWSVGVLVQELATLYPSFCNHQPSPLPELPIQYVDFAAWQRQWLEAEVLQSQISYWRQQLEDAPKVLELPTDYLRPAIGTFRGATYSFELSYELSVALNKLSQQQGSTLFMTLLAAFQTLLWRYTGQEDIVVGSPIANRNRAEIEGLIGFFVNTLVLRTNLTGNPSFEELLKRVREVALGAYAHQDLPFELLVEQLQPQRDLSHTPLFQVMFVLQNAPMSALELPDLTLSPVESDSNTAKFDLTLYMSETESGLVGNLEYNTDLFAENSIQRMAAHLQTLLSGIVTNPQASLSELSLLTQTEKHQLLQEWNDTEVEYPQQLCIHELFEVQVQKTPDAVAVVFEDEQLTYWELNTRANQLAHYLQQLGVKPEVLVGICVERSLYMIIGLLAILKAGGAYIPLDPSYPQERLVFMLQDAQIPILLTQQHLIENLPQSQTKVIDLDTDWQSIAQQNSQNLVSECTSNNLAYVIYTSGSTGQPKGVLVNHSNVVRLLAATESWYNFNQQDVFSLFHSIAFDFSVWEIWGALLYGGKLVVVPYWLSRSPEDFYKLLLTQQVTVLNQTPSAFSQLIQTEESWGTSNKLSLRKVIFGGEALQFESLRPWFERHGDQLPQLVNMYGITETTVHVTYRPLTMVDLEAASASVIGRPIGDLQVYLLDKYRQPVPIGVPGEMYVGGAGVARGYLNRPQLTSQRFIPNPFSNKPNARLYKSGDLARYLLDGDIEYLGRIDHQVKIRGFRIELKEIEALINQHPAVREAVVVVRSDLSDSQQIVAYVVPEKEQKLTISKLRSFLESKLPNYMIPGAFVILEALVLTPNGKVDRKALPAPNILRSDLAFVLPRNSTEQKVATIYAEVLKQEKISINDNFFELGGHSLLATQVISRLREAFEIEFPLRILFEKPTVASLAESIETTNLTIKQISRPPIAQEKGRKEIKL, from the coding sequence ATGAGCGATTTATCAAAATACCTTTCAACTATTTCCCCAAACAAGCTGGCATTACTTTCCAAACACATCGAGAAAAAGTCTATCAAAGCTCCGACAAAGCAAGTTATTGCTCGGAGGAATCAGTATAATGAAATCCCATTATCCTTTGCCCAACAAAGACTGTGGTTTCTAGCCAAACTAGAACCAGAAAATCCATTTTACAATCAACCTACAGCCTTAAGACTGAGTGGACAACTAAATATCCCTATTCTCCAACAAAGCCTAACAGAATTAGTCAGAAGACACGAACCATTAAGAACAACCTTTAGCACTACAGCAGCAGGAAAGACAGTACAAATTATCCATCCAACAGCAGAAATACTCTTACCAATCATCAACCTAGAACAATTAAACTCTACTAATCAAAAACAAGAAATAAAGCAACTAGTTAATCAAGAAGCCCAAAAAGTATTTAACCTAGAACAAGATTTATCACTTAGAGTAACCGTAATAAAACTCAACCCATCAGAACACATAATCTTCTTCACCACACATCACATAGTCACCGATGAGTGGTCAATTGGAATCCTAGTCAAAGAAATCGCCACTCTTTATCAAGCATTTCTGGAAGGAAAACCATCACCATTAGCAGAATTACCAATTCAATATGCTGATTTTGCCTTATGGCAGAGAGAATGGTTAACTGGAGAGGTTCTCTCAACACAACTTAACTATTGGAAACATCAATTACAAGATTTACCAAGACTAGATTTACCCACAGACTACTCTCGACCAGCAAACATAACTTATCAAGGAGCAACCCTTACATTTGAAATATCCTCATCATTAACTGCAAAAATTAAAGCACTGGCACAGCAAGAAGGAGTCACCTTATTTATGACCTTGCTGGCTGCTTTCCAAGTTCTTTTGTTGCGTTACACTAATCGAGAAGATCTAGCAGTAGGAACACCAATAGCCAATCGTAATCAAGCCGAGATTGAAGGCTTAGTCGGCTTCTTTGTTAATACCTTGGTATTGAGAACCAACTTAGAAAACAATCTCAGTTTTAGAGAGTTATTACAAAGAGTCAGAGAAGTAACCTTAGCAGCCTATAGTCATCAAGATATACCCTTCGAGCAACTAGTCGAAGAGCTAAAAGTAGAAAGACATCTCAACCACAATCCCCTGTTTGATGTTATGTTTACCCTGGAAAATGGCGGAGGGAAAAAATTAACACTACCGGGGCTAACTTTAAGTTATCTAAAACAAGAAAGTAAAACCGCGATTTTTGATTTAATACTCTTAATAAATGAAACAGAAACAGGATTAGCAGGGGCAATTAAATACAGTACGCAGTTATTTAAACTAAGTACGATTGAGCGGATGATGGCTCATTTTCATGAATTGTTAAAAGCCATAACTGCTAATCCCAAAGTCAAGCTCTTACAACTACCATTATTAACAGCAGCAGAGCGTCAGCAATTATTAGTAGAGTGGAATGATACAGAAGTTGAATATCCTCAAGATAAATGTATTCATGACTTATTTGAAGCGCAAGTAGAGAAAACGCCTGATGCTGTAGCAGTTGTATTTGAATCGGAACAGTTGACCTATCGGGAACTCAACGCCAGAGCCAATCAACTTGCACACTACCTGCAACAACTGGGAGTAAAACCAGAGGTATTGGTGGGGATTTGTATAGAGCGCTCCTTGGATATGGTCATCGGACTATTAGCTATCCTCAAAGCAGGTGGCGCATACGTACCACTAGATCCAGCCTATCCACCGGAACGCTTGGCTTATATGTTAGAAGACTCTCAGCGAGGCGTTTTGTTAACACAACAATATTTATTAGAAAATTTACCAAATCACAAAGCTCAAGTAATTTGCATCGATAGCGACTGGGAACTAATCGCCGATGAAAACAGAGAAAATCCTGCGTGTAATATCATAGTTGATAACCTTGCTTACGTTATTTACACCTCTGGTTCCACAGGAAAACCAAAAGGTGCAATGAACACCCATCAGGGAATCTGCAATCGCTTACTGTGGATGCAGGATACTTATCAATTAACAGCAGCAGACAGTGTTTTGCAGAAAACGCCCTTCAGTTTCGACGTATCTGTGTGGGAATTTTTCTGGACGTTGATGACAGGTGCGCGGTTAGTAGTAGCTCAACCAGAAGGTCATCGAGATCCCAGCTACATAGTTAACTTGATTCTACAGCAGCAAATTACGACCTTACATTTTGTCCCATCAATGTTGCAAGCATTCCTGTCAGCAGAAGGATTAGAAAAATGTCAGTCTTTGGTAAGAGTCATAGCCAGTGGTGAAGCATTACCAGTCCAACTACAACAGAGCTTCTTTAATCGACTTGATGCCCAACTGTATAATCTCTATGGACCAACAGAAGCGGCTGTAGATGTGACTTTTTGGCAGTGTCAGGATAATTTGACCAACCAAACAACAGTTCCGATTGGGCGACCAATAGCAAATATTCAAATTTATCTACTTGATAAGTATTTTAATCCTGTTGCTTTTGGTGTAGCAGGTGAAGTTTATATTGGTGGTGTGGGAGTAGGTAGGGGTTACTTAAACCGTCCCGACTTAACATCAGAAAAATTTATTCCTAACCCTTTTAACAAAGAAACAGCAGCCCGTCTGTACAAAACAGGAGACTTAGCACGTTATTTACCGAATGGAGAAATAGAGTACATTGGTCGCATTGACCACCAGGTTAAGATACGTGGTTTCCGTATAGAACTCGGAGAAATTGAAGCGCTCATTACTCAACACCCAGCAGTGCAAGAAACTGTAGTTGTAGTCAGCGATGATGCAGAAGATTCTAAACGAATAATCGCCTATGTAGTTCCTCAAAAAGAACAAAAACTGGATATTTCTGAACTACGTGTTTTTTTGGAATCAAAGTTACCAAATTACATGATACCAAGCGCTTTTGTCATCCTTGAAGCACTACCACTGACACCCAATGGCAAAGTTGACCGGAAATCACTACCAGCACCTGAATTAATACAGCTATCATCACCCAATTATGTTGCGCCTACCACACCAATAGAGAATTTATTAGCAGGTATTTGGGCAAAAATACTTGGTATTGAAAAAGTAGGTATTGATAACAATTTCTTTGAACTAGGTGGTCATTCCTTAATCGCCACTCGCGTGATGTCACAAATTCGGCAAGTATTTCAAATAGAACTGCCTTTACGTTGTTTATTTGAAAAACCGACAATCGCAGAGTTAGCCAAAGAAATTGAAACAACCAACAAAGCAGGCTTAGGAATTGAAACAACAAAGATTGAGCCGATAGTGCGATCGCCACAATTACCGCTATCATTTGCTCAACAGAGGTTATGGTTCCTAGCTCAATTAGAACCAGACAGTTCATTCTACAACATACCTGCGGCTGTTCGCCTGAAAGGAGAACTGAACATCAAGGCGTTACAACAAAGTTTAAACGAAATTCTACGCCGCCACGAAGCATTGAGAACCAATTTCCAGACAGTTGAAGGGCAAGCAATAGCTGTGATCTCTGAAGTAAAGCCCTTAAGATTACCAACAATCGATATTAGCGAACTCCCTTTAGCTCAACAAGAAGTTGAAATCAGGCAACAAGCTGCACAAGAGGCACAACAGCCCTTTGACATCAGCAGCGATTATTTACTGAGAGTAAAACTATTACGTCTGGATGAACAAGAACACATTGTACTACTGACAATGCACCACATTGCTTCTGACGGTTGGTCAGTTGGCGTACTAGTGCAAGAGTTAGCAACACTTTATCCATCCTTCTGTAATCATCAACCCTCACCATTACCTGAACTACCAATACAGTATGTAGACTTCGCCGCTTGGCAACGACAATGGTTAGAGGCAGAAGTATTACAATCGCAGATATCCTATTGGCGACAACAGTTAGAAGATGCACCCAAAGTATTAGAGTTACCCACTGATTACCTCAGACCAGCAATTGGGACATTTCGAGGTGCAACCTATTCATTTGAGCTATCATATGAACTGTCTGTAGCCCTGAATAAATTGAGCCAGCAGCAGGGAAGTACCTTATTTATGACGCTGTTAGCAGCTTTCCAAACACTGCTATGGCGTTACACAGGGCAAGAAGATATTGTGGTTGGTTCACCTATCGCCAATCGCAACCGAGCAGAGATAGAAGGGTTAATTGGATTTTTTGTCAATACTTTGGTGCTGAGAACTAACTTGACAGGTAATCCTAGCTTCGAGGAACTACTCAAACGAGTGCGGGAAGTCGCATTAGGAGCTTATGCTCATCAAGATTTGCCGTTTGAGTTGTTAGTTGAACAACTACAACCACAGCGAGATTTAAGCCATACACCACTGTTTCAAGTGATGTTTGTGCTTCAGAATGCACCGATGTCTGCCTTGGAGTTGCCTGATTTGACTTTGAGTCCTGTAGAAAGTGATAGCAATACTGCTAAGTTTGATTTGACTCTTTACATGAGTGAAACCGAGTCAGGATTAGTTGGTAATTTAGAATATAATACTGATTTATTTGCGGAAAATTCCATACAAAGAATGGCGGCTCATTTGCAAACGTTGCTGTCTGGAATTGTGACAAATCCACAAGCAAGTTTGTCGGAATTATCACTGCTAACCCAAACTGAGAAACACCAATTACTCCAAGAGTGGAATGATACAGAAGTTGAATATCCTCAACAGCTATGCATCCATGAATTGTTTGAAGTACAGGTACAAAAAACACCTGATGCTGTAGCAGTTGTGTTTGAAGATGAACAGCTAACTTATTGGGAACTGAATACTAGAGCAAATCAATTGGCGCATTACCTGCAACAACTGGGAGTAAAACCAGAGGTATTAGTGGGGATTTGTGTAGAGCGATCGCTTTACATGATAATCGGACTATTAGCCATCCTCAAAGCAGGCGGTGCATACATCCCACTAGACCCTAGCTATCCTCAAGAACGCTTAGTTTTCATGTTGCAGGATGCTCAGATACCAATATTACTAACACAGCAGCACCTGATAGAGAATTTACCGCAATCTCAGACTAAGGTTATTGATCTAGATACAGATTGGCAAAGTATCGCTCAACAAAACTCACAAAACCTAGTGAGTGAATGTACAAGTAACAACCTAGCTTACGTCATCTATACATCCGGCTCAACGGGTCAACCAAAAGGTGTGTTAGTCAATCACAGTAACGTTGTTCGTTTGTTGGCAGCCACTGAATCCTGGTACAACTTTAACCAACAAGATGTCTTTTCACTGTTCCATTCCATAGCTTTTGATTTTTCTGTTTGGGAAATTTGGGGTGCCCTGCTGTATGGTGGAAAATTAGTAGTAGTACCATACTGGCTAAGTCGTTCACCAGAAGACTTCTACAAATTATTGTTAACACAGCAAGTGACGGTACTCAATCAAACGCCTTCAGCTTTCTCCCAGCTTATACAGACAGAAGAATCTTGGGGAACTTCCAACAAGCTAAGTCTGCGAAAAGTCATTTTCGGTGGAGAAGCATTGCAATTCGAGAGTCTAAGACCTTGGTTTGAACGTCATGGCGATCAGTTGCCACAATTAGTAAATATGTACGGGATCACGGAAACAACCGTGCATGTTACCTATCGTCCACTAACGATGGTAGATTTAGAAGCGGCATCAGCAAGTGTCATTGGGCGTCCCATTGGTGATTTACAAGTCTACTTGCTAGATAAATATCGACAGCCAGTACCCATTGGCGTACCAGGTGAAATGTATGTTGGCGGTGCTGGTGTGGCACGAGGTTATTTAAACCGGCCACAACTAACATCTCAAAGGTTTATTCCCAACCCCTTCAGCAATAAACCTAACGCACGCCTTTATAAATCCGGCGATTTAGCTCGTTATTTACTGGATGGAGACATCGAATACTTAGGTCGTATTGATCACCAAGTAAAAATACGTGGTTTCCGGATTGAACTCAAAGAAATTGAGGCTCTAATCAATCAGCATCCAGCAGTGCGAGAAGCTGTAGTTGTAGTACGCTCAGATTTATCAGATTCTCAACAAATAGTCGCCTATGTAGTCCCAGAAAAAGAACAAAAACTGACTATTTCCAAACTACGTAGCTTCCTGGAGTCAAAGCTACCAAACTATATGATACCAGGAGCTTTTGTCATCCTTGAAGCACTAGTCTTAACACCCAATGGCAAGGTTGATCGCAAAGCTTTACCTGCACCAAATATATTGAGGAGTGATCTTGCCTTTGTATTACCTCGTAATTCCACAGAACAGAAAGTAGCCACCATCTATGCAGAAGTTTTAAAACAAGAAAAAATTAGTATTAATGACAATTTTTTTGAATTAGGAGGACATTCTTTACTGGCGACCCAAGTTATATCTCGTTTGCGTGAGGCATTCGAGATAGAGTTTCCTCTACGTATCTTGTTTGAGAAACCAACTGTAGCGAGTTTAGCAGAAAGTATTGAAACTACTAATTTAACGATTAAGCAAATTTCACGCCCTCCGATTGCTCAAGAAAAAGGTCGAAAGGAAATCAAATTATGA
- a CDS encoding non-ribosomal peptide synthetase, with product MKTIDEFLIYLSSLDVKLWLEGDRLCCNAPEEVLTSSLSSQLSQRKEEILVFLHRTNQTSKSKRAILPVSRTEDLPLSFAQQRLWFLDQIEPGTPLYNVPAAVRLKGSLNIAALEQSFNEIVRRHEALRTTFQTLDGQPVQLISPILTLALPILDWRQLRHDEREAEVQRLADKEAQRPFDLAKGPLLRVTLVRLDEAEYVALLTMHHIISDAWSTGILIRELSTLYEAFSTGQPSPLPELPIQYADFAAWQRQWLQGEVLNAQLSHWRKQLSGNLPILQLPTDYPRPRVQTFRGAGQSFSLPTDLTEALKALSQKEEVTLFMTLLAAFKTLLYRYTSQEDILVGSPIANRNRMETELLIGFFVNTLVLRTDLSGNPTFREFLRRVRQVTWDAYDHQDLPFEKLVEELQLERDLSYSPLFQVKFMLQNAPKVDLKLPGLTLSFLHSENSTAKLDLSLDMYETASGLMGVFEYNTDLFDGATINRMVEHFRSLLSGILKNPEQHISELLLLTEAEQHRLLLGWNDTQSLYPRDLCFHELFEAQVERSPDAVAVVFKDEQLTYRELNQRANQLSHHLQKLGVKPEVLVGICVERSLSMVIGVLAILKAGGAYIPLDPTYPLERLAFMLSDSQVPILLTTQKLVTELPQHIAKVVCLDTDWATIAQESKQNLNSGAIVENLAYLIYTSGSTGTPKGVLVTHQGLGNLTKDKIRTCKVQPDSRILQFFSLSFDASIPELVMALGSGATLHLGTPEDLLPGSALMQILREQAITHITLPPSALAVLPPAELPALEMVLVGGEAPSGELIAQWSKGRLFINAYGPTETTVNASMVECGNDGQSLPTVRPAANKQLYILDQHLQPVPIGVPGELHIGGVGLARGYLNRPEKTAETFIPNPFSDEPGSRLYKTGDLACYLSDGHIKLLGRLDHQVKIRGFRIEPGEIEALLTQHPGVRESIVIVREDQPGDKRLVAYIVPDPENNPTIGDLRRFIAEKLPNYMIPAAFVTLDALPLNPNGKVDRFALPVPDTARPELESAFVAPCTPTEQILADIFAKVLEVEQVGAHDNFFELGGHSLLATQLVAQLLKTFEVEVTVVDLFEAPTVTGLAERIEKMQTLEKLWSLPLEMVEEREEIEI from the coding sequence ATGAAAACTATTGATGAATTCTTAATTTATCTTTCTAGTCTAGACGTTAAGCTTTGGCTCGAAGGCGATCGCCTGTGTTGTAATGCTCCTGAAGAGGTGTTAACATCCAGTCTCAGTTCTCAGCTTTCCCAACGCAAAGAAGAAATTTTAGTCTTTCTCCATCGCACTAATCAGACTTCAAAGTCAAAGCGAGCTATTTTACCTGTTTCGAGAACCGAAGACTTACCTTTATCTTTTGCCCAGCAACGGTTATGGTTTCTCGATCAAATTGAACCTGGCACCCCCCTTTATAACGTTCCTGCGGCTGTACGTCTTAAGGGTTCGCTCAATATAGCCGCCTTGGAGCAAAGTTTCAACGAAATTGTGCGACGCCATGAAGCATTACGCACCACCTTTCAGACGCTAGATGGGCAGCCAGTTCAGTTGATTTCCCCGATTTTAACCTTGGCACTGCCCATACTAGACTGGCGGCAGTTAAGGCACGACGAACGAGAAGCTGAAGTCCAGCGCTTGGCTGATAAGGAAGCTCAACGGCCTTTCGACTTAGCTAAGGGGCCACTTCTGCGAGTAACTCTGGTACGCTTAGATGAAGCTGAATATGTGGCGCTGTTGACGATGCACCATATTATTTCCGATGCTTGGTCTACAGGCATACTTATTCGAGAACTCAGTACACTCTACGAAGCCTTTTCCACTGGTCAGCCGTCCCCACTCCCAGAGTTACCAATCCAGTACGCTGACTTTGCTGCTTGGCAGCGCCAGTGGCTCCAGGGTGAGGTACTGAACGCCCAGCTATCTCACTGGCGAAAACAACTCAGTGGTAATCTTCCAATTCTGCAATTACCTACAGACTACCCCCGACCAAGAGTTCAGACCTTCCGAGGTGCAGGGCAATCATTTTCTCTGCCTACCGATCTCACGGAGGCACTCAAGGCATTGAGTCAGAAGGAAGAGGTAACGCTCTTCATGACATTACTAGCAGCATTCAAGACTTTGCTTTACCGCTACACCTCCCAAGAGGACATCCTAGTGGGTTCACCCATTGCTAACCGCAACCGGATGGAGACAGAACTACTAATTGGCTTTTTTGTCAATACCTTAGTGCTGCGTACTGACCTATCGGGCAATCCCACCTTCCGGGAATTTTTGAGGCGGGTGAGGCAGGTGACTTGGGACGCCTACGACCATCAGGACTTGCCCTTTGAAAAATTGGTCGAGGAACTGCAACTAGAGCGAGACTTGAGCTACAGTCCGCTGTTTCAGGTGAAGTTCATGCTGCAAAATGCCCCAAAGGTAGACTTGAAACTTCCCGGTTTGACGCTGAGTTTTCTGCACTCAGAAAACTCAACAGCTAAGTTGGACTTGAGCCTGGATATGTATGAAACTGCTTCGGGACTGATGGGGGTGTTTGAGTACAACACAGACCTATTTGACGGGGCTACGATTAATCGGATGGTGGAGCATTTCCGCAGTTTGTTGTCGGGTATTCTCAAGAATCCAGAGCAACATATTTCTGAATTGCTCCTACTCACTGAAGCAGAACAACATCGACTACTACTGGGGTGGAATGACACCCAGAGCCTGTATCCCAGAGATTTATGTTTCCATGAGTTATTTGAAGCTCAAGTGGAGCGATCGCCAGATGCTGTTGCAGTTGTCTTCAAGGATGAACAACTAACTTACCGAGAACTCAACCAACGCGCCAATCAATTATCACACCATCTACAAAAACTGGGCGTGAAACCAGAGGTATTAGTTGGGATTTGTGTAGAGCGATCGCTCTCTATGGTCATCGGAGTATTAGCCATTCTCAAAGCGGGTGGCGCTTATATCCCTCTAGACCCAACTTACCCGTTAGAGCGCCTTGCCTTCATGCTGTCAGATTCACAAGTACCCATACTTCTGACAACACAGAAATTAGTCACAGAACTACCCCAACATATCGCCAAAGTCGTCTGTCTAGATACCGATTGGGCAACTATTGCACAGGAGAGCAAGCAGAACCTCAATAGTGGTGCTATCGTCGAAAACTTGGCTTACCTTATTTATACCTCTGGGTCTACAGGGACACCGAAAGGAGTCTTGGTTACTCATCAAGGATTAGGCAACCTAACGAAAGACAAAATTCGGACGTGTAAAGTTCAACCCGACAGCCGCATTCTCCAATTCTTCTCCTTGAGCTTTGATGCTTCCATTCCAGAATTAGTTATGGCTCTGGGTTCTGGTGCAACCCTCCATCTGGGAACACCGGAAGATTTGCTTCCTGGCTCCGCCTTAATGCAGATATTACGTGAACAAGCCATTACCCATATTACGCTCCCTCCCTCAGCCCTGGCGGTTCTGCCCCCTGCCGAACTACCTGCTTTGGAAATGGTTTTAGTGGGAGGAGAAGCTCCTTCTGGCGAACTAATCGCGCAATGGTCAAAAGGGCGACTGTTCATCAATGCCTACGGACCGACCGAAACGACAGTCAACGCGAGTATGGTGGAATGCGGCAACGACGGTCAATCTTTACCTACCGTGCGTCCCGCCGCCAACAAACAGCTTTACATCCTAGACCAACATCTCCAACCTGTTCCCATCGGCGTGCCAGGAGAACTGCACATTGGTGGAGTCGGTCTGGCGCGGGGCTACCTCAACCGTCCAGAAAAAACTGCCGAGACATTCATCCCTAATCCTTTTAGTGATGAACCAGGAAGCCGTCTATACAAAACTGGGGACTTAGCTTGCTACCTGAGTGACGGTCATATCAAGCTTCTTGGTCGCCTCGACCATCAGGTTAAAATTCGCGGCTTTCGGATTGAACCGGGAGAGATTGAAGCACTGTTAACCCAACACCCAGGAGTGCGAGAAAGCATAGTCATCGTCCGTGAAGATCAACCAGGAGATAAACGGCTCGTCGCTTATATCGTCCCCGATCCGGAAAATAACCCGACAATTGGCGATTTACGCCGCTTTATTGCAGAAAAATTACCCAATTACATGATACCTGCGGCGTTCGTAACGCTCGATGCCCTACCGCTCAATCCCAACGGCAAAGTAGACCGTTTTGCTCTGCCTGTACCAGATACGGCTCGACCAGAATTAGAATCAGCGTTTGTCGCTCCTTGCACCCCTACAGAGCAAATTTTGGCTGACATTTTTGCCAAAGTGCTGGAGGTTGAGCAGGTAGGTGCTCATGACAATTTCTTTGAGTTGGGAGGACATTCGTTGCTGGCAACTCAACTAGTTGCTCAGTTGCTCAAAACATTTGAGGTAGAGGTGACAGTTGTTGACCTATTTGAAGCACCTACTGTAACAGGTTTAGCTGAACGCATCGAGAAAATGCAGACTTTGGAGAAGCTTTGGTCTCTTCCTTTGGAGATGGTTGAGGAAAGAGAGGAAATTGAAATATGA